In the genome of Gammaproteobacteria bacterium, one region contains:
- a CDS encoding alkaline phosphatase family protein, with translation MKKGGTVPKMLIVGVDAGSVDLFERWMSTGDMPNLAAMKQSGCWGRVVNPYALEAGAVWPVFHAGLRPGNFRQYDGRRYFDPGDYETRWYEAEQTPPPFWRQLSDQGLDCLLLDPPYMHADPAIRGRMVVDWGGHVPANGQQFRLRTVPESLRDEVLAQVGPDPVGGVMCDDLSPESIEDYREFLGRYLTRIEKRGELASRLLSEGDWQFALIASMDLHCTGHHLWHVNDRSHPDYRPELEAALGEPLRDCYRAFDRSLGRMLEAVDDDTTVLLFGSHGMGPQYTGTGLLDRILLALDRGRPAMRARSVKTKLRTFWRRMPVEWRARLRHVRKPFSGKLHAPRFLGDHANRRFFEVYANNASGGIRINLKGRECHGQVEPQDYEALVKQICEQLREVVNVDTGEPLVDDVIVTREHYHGDHVHALPDVLVRWNRRAPIRLVRSERIGTIAQEAVDNRTGDHTPDGIFYACGPGVSATGPQPDVRAEDFAPTVARFLGFDEVVTDGVPIAVFEPQTSQPEQQWPRYVGDAQAEPVAMSA, from the coding sequence ATGAAAAAGGGGGGCACCGTGCCCAAGATGCTGATCGTCGGCGTAGATGCCGGCAGTGTGGACCTGTTCGAGCGCTGGATGTCGACAGGCGATATGCCCAACCTCGCCGCGATGAAGCAGAGCGGTTGCTGGGGTCGGGTCGTCAATCCCTACGCTTTGGAGGCCGGTGCCGTCTGGCCGGTATTCCATGCCGGGCTCCGACCCGGAAATTTCAGACAGTACGACGGGCGCCGCTATTTCGACCCCGGCGACTACGAGACCCGCTGGTACGAGGCGGAGCAGACGCCTCCGCCGTTCTGGCGTCAGCTGTCCGACCAGGGATTGGACTGCCTTCTCCTGGACCCTCCGTACATGCACGCGGATCCGGCGATTCGTGGGCGCATGGTCGTTGACTGGGGCGGCCACGTGCCTGCGAACGGGCAGCAGTTCCGCCTTCGAACGGTGCCCGAGTCGCTACGCGACGAGGTACTGGCACAGGTCGGGCCGGATCCTGTCGGTGGGGTGATGTGCGATGACCTGTCACCCGAGTCCATCGAGGACTATCGTGAATTCCTGGGACGCTATCTGACGCGCATCGAAAAGCGCGGCGAGCTGGCCAGTCGTCTGCTGAGCGAGGGCGACTGGCAGTTCGCCCTGATCGCGTCGATGGACCTGCATTGCACCGGCCATCATCTGTGGCACGTCAACGATCGCTCCCATCCCGACTATCGGCCTGAGCTGGAGGCGGCGCTCGGTGAACCACTGCGCGATTGCTATCGAGCCTTCGACCGCAGCCTTGGACGAATGCTGGAAGCGGTGGACGACGACACCACCGTGTTGCTGTTCGGCAGCCACGGTATGGGTCCGCAATACACCGGAACAGGCCTGCTCGACCGAATTCTGCTCGCGCTGGATCGAGGCCGTCCGGCGATGCGTGCGCGTTCCGTGAAGACCAAGCTGCGTACCTTCTGGCGACGTATGCCGGTGGAATGGCGGGCGCGGCTGCGTCATGTGCGCAAGCCCTTCTCCGGCAAGCTGCACGCGCCGCGTTTTCTGGGAGATCACGCCAATCGTCGCTTCTTTGAAGTCTATGCGAACAATGCCAGCGGCGGCATCCGCATCAATCTGAAAGGCCGAGAGTGCCACGGGCAGGTCGAACCGCAGGACTACGAGGCGTTGGTAAAGCAGATCTGCGAGCAGTTGCGCGAGGTCGTCAACGTGGACACCGGCGAGCCACTGGTCGACGACGTGATCGTGACCCGCGAGCACTACCATGGCGATCACGTCCATGCGCTGCCGGACGTGCTGGTGCGCTGGAATCGGCGGGCGCCAATCCGCCTGGTTCGCTCCGAGCGGATCGGAACCATCGCACAGGAAGCCGTCGACAACCGCACCGGAGACCATACGCCGGACGGAATTTTCTATGCCTGCGGACCTGGCGTGTCTGCGACGGGGCCGCAGCCGGACGTGCGTGCCGAGGACTTCGCGCCGACCGTCGCCCGGTTCCTGGGGTTCGATGAGGTGGTGACGGACGGTGTCCCGATTGCGGTCTTCGAGCCGCAGACGTCGCAACCGGAGCAGCAATGGCCGCGCTATGTGGGCGACGCTCAGGCCGAA